A stretch of DNA from Candidatus Deferrimicrobium sp.:
GAATCCGAGGGCGAAGAGGACGCCGCCCAGGGAGCCGAGCCCTTGGAGAACCGTCCCTGTGAACGATTCCGCGTCCCGCACCGTGACCGACGGGGCGGTTTTCGGGCGCGCGGGGGCCGCCGCCGGGGGAGCGATGCGCCTGCCCGCCTCGGCGAAGACGCGGTTCAACTCCTCGGCCCTGTTTGCGATGCTCACAACCATCGGCGCGGAACGGATCTTTTCGGTGATCGCGGGGATCTCCCCGAGGAAACTTTCCGTGCGCAGGTACGCGGCGTAGAAAAGCCCGTAGAGCAGCGCGACGAACAAAAAAACCACGATGCCGCTTGCGTGATGGCGCCGCAGACGGGTCCGCACGCAAAGGAAATGGACGACGGGCTCAAGGGCGAAGGCCAGCAGCATGGACGAGAAAAGGGTGATGAAGACGGAGGCGGCGAAGTGCAGGAGCGCGAGGAGGCCGAGGGTCGCGATGATGATCGCACCCGCCCGGATGAGGTTCAGGTCCGGACCCTCCCGTCGCCGCTCGTTCGTCCGCGAATCGGCGATCTCCGTTGGGATGTCGATCCCCCGGGCTCCGATGGCCTGCGCCGCTTCCTCCTTCGTTTCTCGCGTCGGTGTCATTTTTCCACTTTACCGTTTTTCCGGTTCCTCGCCTACGCATGTTTGACAACCGGCCGGGGAGAAGCGATCCTTAAGGCAGATGGCGTCTTCCCTCTCGCACACGATCGAGATCCGCGTCCGGTTCGGCGAGACCGATCCGTACGGCGTGGCGTACTTCGCCGCGATTCTCGATTACTTCAAGCGCGGGATGGACGAGTTCCTCCGGTCCCGCGGGCTCTCCCCCGACCTCGCCTACCGGAACCCGAAGCGGAACTACGGGTTTCCCGTCGTGGCGACCGCCTGCCGCTACCGGGCCCCGGTCCGGTTCGACGACCTGCTGATGCTGCGAACCCGC
This window harbors:
- a CDS encoding AI-2E family transporter — encoded protein: MTPTRETKEEAAQAIGARGIDIPTEIADSRTNERRREGPDLNLIRAGAIIIATLGLLALLHFAASVFITLFSSMLLAFALEPVVHFLCVRTRLRRHHASGIVVFLFVALLYGLFYAAYLRTESFLGEIPAITEKIRSAPMVVSIANRAEELNRVFAEAGRRIAPPAAAPARPKTAPSVTVRDAESFTGTVLQGLGSLGGVLFALGFIPFLVYFILADREPLTRRTRELFPEEHRATVGEILLDIERMMRKFLLGNAVIALVLSVMTVLVFYLVGLPYPVVLGILSGTLSIVPYLGLPLALLPGGIVGLVSFESGGPFVIVVASVTVLHLAAANYLTPILVGGEVRLNATASTVALLFFGWLWGGMGLVLGIPILAVL
- a CDS encoding thioesterase family protein, producing the protein MASSLSHTIEIRVRFGETDPYGVAYFAAILDYFKRGMDEFLRSRGLSPDLAYRNPKRNYGFPVVATACRYRAPVRFDDLLMLRTRVVRMERTGATFGFSLFRTETGKDILAAEGRISCRSIDASWTPIPLPAELKTILSAR